The stretch of DNA GAGCGATTACCCGAATATCCTCTTGAATCAAGTAGATTGTAATCGCTGTAATAATGACTGCGAACACAATGGGTGGTGTATAAGGAAACGCCCAATCTGCGGTAATCGAAAGAAAAACCGCTAAAATCTGGCTGGCGACCATGAAAAAAAAGAGCATATAAAGCGCTATAATCAGCACACTAATCACTCGTCCAACAATGAGCGGCAAAAATTCAGCCAATGTTTTATGAGGAAAGCGTGAAGCCAGCAGCCAAATTACGACAATCGCTGCCTGCATGAAAAAACCCGCCAGCAGGATCGATAACCAGCCGTCTTTCCCCGCAGCTTGATGCACGTCGTATGGAAGAGAGAGAATTCCAACACCAACATGGGTTTGCAGCATAAAGAAAAAAAGCTGCCAGGTTGAAATGCTTGCTTCCCTTTTCATTTTTTCACCTACTGTCTTCCTGCTTCTTTTTTCTGCGTTTGCGGCTTGCTTTCACAGGGCGGCTTTATTAACTCCCATCAATTGCTCCGATCAAATGCGTCTTTTAAATCTGCCCGCCGCAGCACTGAGGGATGTGTCACGCCAAGAAAGGTTATCTTGCATAAATGAATCAATAGAAAGGACTTTCCAAATACACTGTCTTTCTGCTCCTAAAATGACATCACCTATTGTCCCTTTTTCAGTAGGGTGAGGAAAATCCGGTATTTTATGCATAAAAAAGAACCAGCTCATGCTAGTGGGGCTGAACCTTGTCTCACAAAAAGGAGGCAGTGCCGTGAGGTAACCATGAGCCTCTTTCTTATTTGATTATTGTTCAATAGTTGACCAAAACTGTTAATTAATTTAAAGAAATGTTTGGCCAGGCAGGTAGATGTTATATTATTTCATTTTAGGCTTTATTCGTTTTTTAAATTCGTCTTTGGTAATCTCCCAAACGTCATACTCTTCTCCGAACTTTTCTCTAACGTCCATCCCCATTAAGTCAGAAATTATGTTGTAATCATCTAAGATATCTTCGTTAAGAGTTCCTGCTACTGTATTCCACCTAATAAATCTTTCATCATTAGGACTGATAATATAAAAATATCTTGTATCAAACTTTGTTATCATTGTTCCTCCATCCATATTTCAGTGGACAATCGACAAGGGGCAGGGGAAAGAGCATGACCATGTGGAAGTTGATGGAGAGAATCGCATCCATAAGAGTCCGCGACCTTGGCAAACACACACGCTGCCACGAGACCAGATGTCAGACGCTTTATTTTGTTCACTCATTTTTCTCTGTTTCTTTTCTCAAATGGCTGTATAATGAGAAATAGATAATGAGAGAGGCAGGATACTGTGAATTACATCGTACTTGATATTGAATGGAATGCGTCAAAATGGAATCCGCACCACCTGGAAGAAATTATCGAAGTCTCGGCTCTGAAGGTGTCGCCCGCTACATTGGACGTGATCGATGTCTTTTCATCCCTGGTGAAGCCGGCAGAGCGGTTAACATCGTTTACAAAAAAACTAACAGGCATCACGGAGCGGGATGTGTCTTCCGCCCCGGCCTTTCCGCATGTATTAAAGAAATTTAAGGCGTTTCTTGGCACGGAGGAATCTTGTTTTGTGACATGGGGGAAAGAAGATTTTCGGTTCTTGGAAAAGGAATGCAAACGTTACCGGCTTCCTTCCTTGAACCTGTCCACCTATATTGACATATTGCCGATTCTTCAGTTTGGCCTGTATGATACCTTTAACGGCAACACCCCCAGCCTGACTAAAACTATGGAGGTGTTCCAAATCGAAGCAGACGGGCAGGCACATAACAGCTTAGATGATTCGATGAATACCTTAAAAGTGTTTCGCTATCTTCACGGAAAACTGGATGTTCATGCGACGTACAAATCAAACAAAACACCTGAAGAACGGTATCTGCATGAGGATACACTGAAATCCAGCGGAAAAAAGCAATTAATGAAATGCATCTTTGCGTATATGAAAAAGCATGACGTAGATGATGTGGCATTCGATGCCTTCTTTACGAGCCCCATCTGGCTGGATCGGGCCGCTGCACTTGATCTGAATGAACACGTAACGGCTGTTTTTAAAACCGATTTTGATGCGCAAAAACAAAAGGCATCCGAGAAATATGTAGCCCAGAAAGCATTGCTGCTTACCAAAAGATGAAATGTCAAGACGATAGTCTGCTTAAAAAGAGGTGCCCTAATAAGGCATCTCTTTTTGCTGATCACGCTTATGCGCCTTACAGCCGCATTTTTCGAATTCATTTGTAAAAGCCAACTTCTCTATTTCGTGAAATTAATGAATGCTCTAAGGAAAAAGTTTTATTTAGTAACTTTCCAGCCTCTAAACTTTTAACTAATCATTGACCCGATTACATGAAAAGAGGCTGTACAAGCCGGTTAGCGTTTATGGACCTGGATAAAGCCAATCGAAGAAAGTTGCCAAAATGGAGCAACGTAGTGTTACATAACGTAATGTTTCATTGTAATTGGTTGTGGTAATATTCTTAAAAAAGGAGGGACAAAAATGCCCAATTACAAAGTTCAATATTATGAAAAAATACCCTCAGATTTAAAAACCATTGAGGTCACAGAAGAAACCGCAGCTAAAGCCAAAGAAGTAGCAATGGACAAGCTTGATAACCAGCTCGATGTAGGGCACTATATGATCCATAAAGTTGTTGAAACAAAGAGCTGACTCTTTTAAGGAGTTAGCTCTTTTTATATAAAGGCTCTGTTAAACGATAGTATTGATATTTGATCAAAAGAAAAAGGACTGTTCTTTGTTCCCTTTGTTTACCTCTTCTTTAACTAAAGCACCCCGTTAACTTAAGTAGAATCCTTCACAATCTCATCTACACCTTAATGTAACTCCAATCCATTAAATGTATTGCTTTAGAATCTGATGGGATTAAAAAAAGACGCCTTCTTATTAAAGAAAAGCGCCCGATTTTAGAAGAGTGGAAATTTAAAAGAGCTTCAAGATTCACCTTTTAAAGTCTTTTAAAAAGTTAATGTAGATCATATCATAGCTCTGGACTTCTTCATACATAATCAAATATTCTATTCGCTTTCTTATTGCCGAAGTAATAATTCCTTTTAATTTTTTCATTCTGCTTCCAGCTCTTTGATTTTTTTAGCAGGTACTCCTGCCACTACACAATTATCTAGTACATCCTTTGTAATAACAGCACCTGCTGCAACAATAACGTTATTTCCGATTGTTACTCCTGGAAGAATCGTGCAATTCCCTCCAATCCATACATCATCACCTATCGTTACTGGTTTAGATATTGCTTTTTTCTCGCGCCTGCCTTTGGGAGAAAGAGGGTGGCCCACTGTAGTAATCAACGTATTCGGACCAATCATACAATAATCCCCTATGTGGACCGGGGCTATATCCAGAATCGTTACATTGTAATTCGTTAAAAAATCTTCCCCAACATGAATATTCTTGCCATTATCACAGTTAAAATTTGGCTGGATAAAAACCTCCTTCTTAAAGGAACCAAACAATTCTCTGATAATGGCCATCTGGGCTTCATGATTAGCTGGGTCAGTATTATTATATTTTCTGCACAGCTGTAATGCCCTTTCTTTTCGGGCAGCAACTTCCTTGTCAAAGAATACATATTCCAATCCTGCATCTAATTTTTCAATTTCCCTCATCTTATCACCTCATTCATTCAATGGTTTGCTTTGCATGCAAAAATCATTTTGTTACAAAATAATATTATTCTAATACTATAAATAACATTTTGAAGGCACTTTTTTATATCATATAAATATGTTTTATTGTATATTGATATGGTTGTTTGCTTTTGTTTTATTACAAATTTTATAGGAGATGTTTCTATGACTTCAATTGCCAAAACTCTTTCAGAAATCACTTTTAAGCGAAAAGAAGAAAAACAGCGCCATCATACCTACGATGAAGAACTCATGCAATACGAATACATGAAAAACGGTAATATGGATGCCATACCTCTCGGAATTAAGCTTTTCCAAAGTAACACTACCGGAACATTATCGGACCATCCTGTTATGAATTATAAATATCTGTTTGTTGCCTCCATTACTCTAAGCAGTCGATTCTGCATAGAAGGTGGAATGTACTCAGAAGATGCCTATAACCTAAGCGACCTTTATATCCGGTTAGTAGATAAGTGCAAAACGGTGGAGGAAATCTTTGCTTTACACAACAAAATGTTTACTGATTACACCAAACGTATGTCCGAACTGAAGAAGGAAAAAATATACTCAAAACCGGTTCTTCGTTGTATAGATTATATTGATTTACATCTACATGAAACCATTACGGTAAAATCACTGGCGCAATATGTAAGCTTGTCCCCTACCTATCTATCTGCCTTGTTTAGTAAAGAAACAGGTACATCAATCTCTGAATACATTAGAGAGAAACGAATTAATACGGCTATAACACTTTTAAAGTATTCCGAATATACCTGCATGGAAATCGCTAATAACCTGGGTTTTTCTTCCCAGAGCCATTTCAATAAACTGTTTAAACAATACACTGGACTTACACCAAAAGAATACCGCCTAAAGTATTTTCGGCTCAACTGGACTAAATAATACAAAATGCCGGACGAAAGAATTCCTCTCATCCGGCGTGTTTCCTTCTTGTACAAAAACATAGGAGTCCTAAACAATATTTTTATTTATTAAAAGGTTAATTAAAAAAGGTAAAGTGTACCCCTCGTAAAGGACATTTTTTGCAAGGATAATTAATACTAAATCCCATTTTTCGCCCTTAATTTTAACAACCCTTCTTATTCAAGAATATGGCCCGATTATTGAATAAGAGCTAAAGACGCTTCTTCCACTAAACTGCCCTTTAGCTGAATAAGAAAAGGCTGCCGAAATGACAGCCGAGATATTAACAAACGCCCTGTTAGTGAAACAAGACTTATGCTCTCTCTCTAAACAACAGGTCAATTTCTGCACGGTCATAATCTAAAATCCAACCATTATATTCTTCGTAAAAAAATCTTATATCCTCTTTATCAGCCGCCAAAATATCACACCCACGGTCATCATACAAATGATAAATCATCTTCTTAGAGAGATTAATAAAGTAAATATCATATCCGCTTTGATAATTATTTTTCAATATTGTAGATGGGTGAGCAAAGTCTTCATAGCTAATAGCTTTTAAAAGTTGGGAATACTTAATTTCATTTTTTAGACAAGGAAGAACAAAACGATGAGTGATCGATTCGTCCTCGTCGTCTTCTTCATCTTGGTCATTAAAAACACTAGGTAAAAGCTGATATTGCAGCTTATATAATGTTTTTCTGTGTTTCGCGTACTTTAGATAAACATTTAAAGGTTTTCTTTGAAGAAAATTGTCCCCGCTTGTGGAATGCACATCTGTAACAAGCAATATATGGTCGTTTTCCTCAAAAGTCTTATTGAAT from Domibacillus sp. DTU_2020_1001157_1_SI_ALB_TIR_016 encodes:
- a CDS encoding exonuclease domain-containing protein, translated to MNYIVLDIEWNASKWNPHHLEEIIEVSALKVSPATLDVIDVFSSLVKPAERLTSFTKKLTGITERDVSSAPAFPHVLKKFKAFLGTEESCFVTWGKEDFRFLEKECKRYRLPSLNLSTYIDILPILQFGLYDTFNGNTPSLTKTMEVFQIEADGQAHNSLDDSMNTLKVFRYLHGKLDVHATYKSNKTPEERYLHEDTLKSSGKKQLMKCIFAYMKKHDVDDVAFDAFFTSPIWLDRAAALDLNEHVTAVFKTDFDAQKQKASEKYVAQKALLLTKR
- a CDS encoding sugar O-acetyltransferase yields the protein MREIEKLDAGLEYVFFDKEVAARKERALQLCRKYNNTDPANHEAQMAIIRELFGSFKKEVFIQPNFNCDNGKNIHVGEDFLTNYNVTILDIAPVHIGDYCMIGPNTLITTVGHPLSPKGRREKKAISKPVTIGDDVWIGGNCTILPGVTIGNNVIVAAGAVITKDVLDNCVVAGVPAKKIKELEAE
- a CDS encoding AraC family transcriptional regulator, which encodes MTSIAKTLSEITFKRKEEKQRHHTYDEELMQYEYMKNGNMDAIPLGIKLFQSNTTGTLSDHPVMNYKYLFVASITLSSRFCIEGGMYSEDAYNLSDLYIRLVDKCKTVEEIFALHNKMFTDYTKRMSELKKEKIYSKPVLRCIDYIDLHLHETITVKSLAQYVSLSPTYLSALFSKETGTSISEYIREKRINTAITLLKYSEYTCMEIANNLGFSSQSHFNKLFKQYTGLTPKEYRLKYFRLNWTK
- a CDS encoding DUF3885 domain-containing protein, whose translation is MTKVLQLFLNEYYNDLVLAPSLFYSWENSIRFEISPPFPDNEEQRIKQTFQRAITLFNKTFEENDHILLVTDVHSTSGDNFLQRKPLNVYLKYAKHRKTLYKLQYQLLPSVFNDQDEEDDEDESITHRFVLPCLKNEIKYSQLLKAISYEDFAHPSTILKNNYQSGYDIYFINLSKKMIYHLYDDRGCDILAADKEDIRFFYEEYNGWILDYDRAEIDLLFRERA